The Coffea arabica cultivar ET-39 chromosome 9e, Coffea Arabica ET-39 HiFi, whole genome shotgun sequence genome has a window encoding:
- the LOC113710459 gene encoding leucine--tRNA ligase, chloroplastic/mitochondrial-like isoform X2, with protein MYTQFHTSTLLPTLPLTHSPPLSRRTILLYSHRLPPLHRRRPTSLRFPLRISSCINSTGTISSSLSTEEEEERPSNNKRVKAYPFHEIEPKWQRYWEEHKTFRTPHDDLDTTKPKYYVLDMFPYPRSLGFSYDWDREISTTEPDYYKWTQWIFLQLLKRGLAYQAEVPVNWCPALGTVLANEEVVDGVSERGGHPVIRKPMRQWMLRITAYADSLLEDLNDLDWPESIKEMQRNWIGRSEGAEVEFHVMDTDGQQTDIKIVVYTTRPDTIFGATYLVLAPEHILLSSMVSEAQSKHVEEYKELAARKSDLERTELQKEKTGVFTGCYARNPATGEAIPIWIADYVLGSYGTGAIMAVPAHDMRDHEFASKYNLPICGVVMPNDQNISSFDKAYSGDGTVINSSNLTTGLDINGLSNKEAASEVTKWLEKSGNGKRKVNYKLRDWLFARQRYWGEPIPVIFLGETGETVPLPETELPITLPELDDFTPTGSGEPPLSKAASWVKTFDPLSGKPAERETNTMPQWAGSCWYYLRFMDPKNSKMLVDKAKEAYWSPVDVYVGGAEHAVLHLLYARFWHKVLYDIGVVSKKEPFQCVINQGIILGEVEYIAYRDPDGNLISADIVDELTELSQERVPEDEVRKSGDSYVLKDNPTIRLIARAHKMSKSRGNVINPDDVVSEYGADSLRLYEMFMGPLRDSKPWNTSGIEGVHRFLARAWRLIVGSPSPSGEFKDGTVALDEEPSTDQLRSLHKCIDKVTEEIEATRFNTGISAMMEFINAAYKWKKLPRSTAEAFVLLLSPYAPHMAEELWSRLGHSNSLAHEPFPKANPEYLKESTLVLPVQINGKTRGTIEVEKECSEEDAFRLASQDSRLSKFLDGQKVKKRIYVPGKILNVILDAKKVKVGQR; from the exons ATGTACACCCAATTTCACACCTCTACTCTCCTTCCTACACTCCCACTAACTCATTCTCCTCCACTGTCCCGCCGTACCATCCTCCTATACTCTCATCGCCTGCCACCCCTTCACCGTCGACGACCCACTTCCCTTCGTTTCCCACTTAGAATTTCCAGTTGTATCAATTCTACTGGTACTATCAGCAGTTCTTTAAGtactgaagaagaagaggagagaCCCAGTAATAATAAGAGAGTGAAAGCCTACCCATTTCATGAAATAGAGCCCAAGTGGCAGCGATATTGGGAGGAGCACAAAACTTTTAGAACCCCACATGATGATCTTGACACTACCAAGCCTAAGTACTATGTTCTTGACATGTTCCCTTATCCAAG GTCATTAGGTTTCTCATATGATTGGGACCGTGAGATTTCTACAACAGAACCGGACTACTATAAATGGACACAATGGATATTTTTGCAACTTTTGAAAAGAGGATTGGCATATCAG GCTGAAGTTCCCGTAAACTGGTGTCCTGCACTTGGTACTGTATTGGCTAATGAAGAAGTGGTGGACGGTGTGAGTGAACGAGGGGGTCATCCAGTTATTAGAAAG CCTATGCGGCAATGGATGCTGAGGATTACTGCATATGCTGACAGTCTTCTTGAAGATCTAAATGATCTTGACTGGCCTGAAAGCATTAAGGAAATGCAAAGGAACTGGATAGGGAGGTCAGAAGGTGCAGAAGTGGAATTTCATGTGATGGACACGGATGGGCAGCAAACAGATATAAAAATTGTAGTTTACACGACCAGACCTGATACCATTTTTGGGGCAAC CTATTTAGTCCTGGCACCTGAGCATATCTTATTGTCATCAATGGTATCTGAGGCCCAAAGCAAACAC GTGGAAGAATATAAAGAACTTGCTGCTAGAAAGAGTGATCTTGAAAGGACAGaacttcaaaaggaaaaaacaggGGTGTTTACTGGTTGTTATGCAAGAAATCCAGCTACTGGAGAGGCTATTCCAATTTGGATTGCTGATTATGTTTTAGGAAG CTATGGGACTGGAGCAATAATGGCTGTACCTGCTCATGACATGCGGGACCATGAATTTGCTTCAAAGTATAACCTTCCAATTTGTGGAGTTGTGATGCCAAATGATCAGAATATTAGCAGTTTTGACAAAGCATATTCTGGTGATGGTACTGTgataaattcatcaaatttgACCACAGGGCTTGACATCAATGGCTTGTCAAACAAAGAAGCTGCTTCTGAAGTTACCAAGTGGCTTGAGAAAAGTGGGAACGGAAAGAGAAAG GTTAATTACAAGTTGAGGGACTGGCTTTTTGCCCGACAACGTTATTGGGGGGAGCCTATTCCAGTTATCTTTTTGGGTGAAACTGGTGAAACTGTTCCTCTTCCTGAGACAGAGCTGCCTATTACCCTTCCAGAGTTGGATGATTTTACTCCAACTGGTTCAGGTGAACCACCGCTGTCAAAAGCAGCATCTTGG GTTAAAACTTTTGATCCTTTGTCAGGGAAACCTGCTGAACGTGAGACAAACACTATGCCACAATGGGCTGGTTCATGCTG GTACTACCTGAGATTTATGGATCCTAAAAATTCCAAAATGCTGGTAGATAAAGCAAAAGAAGC ATATTGGAGCCCAGTTGATGTTTATGTTGGTGGTGCTGAGCATGCAGTTCTTCACTTACTCTATGCCCGTTTCTGGCACAAG GTTCTTTATGACATTGGAGTAGTGTCAAAGAAGGAACCCTTCCAATGTGTCATAAATCAGGGCATCATCCTTGGAGAA GTTGAATATATTGCATACAGAGATCCAGATGGGAACTTGATATCTGCAGATATTGTTGATGAGTTGACTGAGCTTAGTCAAGAAAGAGTCCCTGAGGATGAG GTTAGAAAATCTGGCGACTCTTATGTTCTTAAAGACAATCCGACTATTCGGTTAATTGCACGAGCTCACAAGATGAGTAAAAGTAGGGGAAATGTCATAAATCCTGATGATGTTGTTTCTGAGTATGGTGCAGATTCTCTTCGGTTGTATGAAATGTTTATGGGCCCATTACG TGACTCTAAACCATGGAATACTAGTGGTATTGAAGGGGTCCATCGTTTTTTGGCAAGAGCTTGGAGATTAATTGTTGGTTCACCATCACCCAGTGGTGAATTTAAAGATGGAACAGTAGCACTTGATGAGGAACCTTCTACAGACCAACTTCGATCTCTTCATAAATGCATTGATAAG GTAACAGAAGAAATTGAAGCAACACGGTTCAACACAGGAATTTCTGCAATGATGGAGTTCATTAATGCTGCATATaag TGGAAGAAACTTCCAAGATCAACTGCTGAAGCATTTGTTTTGCTGCTTTCGCCATATGCACCTCACATGGCCGAGGAGCTGTGGTCTCGTCTGGGTCATTCAAATTCCCTTGCCCATGAGCCTTTTCCCAAG GCCAACCCTGAGTACTTGAAAGAATCCACTCTTGTCCTACCTGTCCAGATCAATGGGAAAACAAGGGGTACAATAGAGGTTGAAAAAGAATGTTCAGAGGAGGATGCTTTTAGGTTAGCTTCTCAAGATTCAAGACTGTCCAAGTTCTTGGACGGGCAAAAAGTTAAGAAGAGAATATATGTTcctggaaaaattttgaatgttaTCTTAGATGCTAAAAAGGTGAAGGTTGGGCAAAGGTAG
- the LOC113709289 gene encoding glycosyltransferase BC10-like isoform X2 — protein sequence MMKKAVAGGGGATAAPGIPVRYMLRLSWKLVIGVCIILCLMAFLRLQYSLSYSDSEPGLSPPTSFVRHRSRFMSSYEFEGNAKIAFLFLARRNLPLDFLWGSFFENADVGNFSVYIHAEPGFVFDESTTKTSFFYNRQLKNSIKVAWGESSMIEAERLLLGAALENPANQRFVLLSESCVPLYNFSYIYNYLMASPRSFVDSFLDKKEGRYNQKMSPVIPKNKWRKGSQWITVIRKHAEVIVDDQVIFPIFQKFCKKLQKQHNCIPDEHYVPTLLAMNDLEDEIEQRPVTYTLWNQSMSNMETKGWHPITFRHADAGPQQIRRIKGMNHVYYETEFRTEWCSNNGTLVPCFLFARKFSQGAAMRLLSEGVVGQSGTPFIAGHFALS from the exons ATGATGAAGAAGGCGGTGGCAGGTGGCGGAGGAGCAACGGCGGCGCCGGGGATACCGGTGAGGTACATGCTGCGGTTAAGCTGGAAACTGGTGATTGGAGTGTGCATTATTCTTTGTTTAATGGCTTTTCTCAGACTGCAATATTCTCTGTCTTACTCCGACTCGGAGCCGGGTTTGTCGCCCCCCACTTCTTTTGTTCGTCATCGGTCGAGATTTATGAGCAGTTATGAGTTTGAAGGCAATGCCAAGATTGCGTTTTTATTTCTTGCTCGGAGAAATTTACCGCTGGATTTTCTTTGGGGAAGCTTTTTCGAG AATGCTGATGTGGGAAATTTTTCGGTGTATATACATGCGGAACCTGGGTTTGTATTTGATGAATCAACTACGAAGACATCTTTCTTTTATAATCGTCAGTTAAAGAATAGCATTAAG GTAGCATGGGGAGAATCTAGCATGATTGAAGCTGAGAGGTTGCTACTTGGAGCAGCTCTGGAAAATCCAGCTAACCAGAGATTTGTTCTCTTATCAGAAAG TTGTGTTCCATTGTACAACTTCAGCTATATCTACAACTATCTAATGGCTTCTCCAAGGAGTTTCGTGGACAG TTTTCTTGATAAAAAGGAAGGACGCTATAATCAGAAGATGTCACCAGTTATACCTAAGAACAAATGGCGGAAAGGATCACAG TGGATTACTGTGATCCGGAAGCATGCAGAAGTTATTGTAGATGATCAAGTCAtctttccaatttttcaaaagttctgCAAG AAGCTTCAGAAGCAGCACAACTGTATCCCCGATGAACATTACGTGCCGACGTTACTTGCT ATGAATGATCTTGAAGATGAAATTGAACAAAGGCCGGTGACTTATACTTTGTGGAACCAATCTATGAGCAACATGGAAACGAAGGGCTGGCACCCTATAACATTTAGACATGCAGATGCTGGACCTCAACAAATCCGAAGAATAAAG GGTATGAACCACGTATACTACGAGACAGAATTTAGGACAGAGTGGTGCAGCAATAATGGTACACTGGTTCCTTGCTTTCTATTTGCCAGGAAGTTCTCCCAAGGAGCTGCCATGCGCCTTTTAAGTGAAGGGGTGGTTGGCCAATCTGGTACCCCCTTCATTGCTGGACACTTCGCTCTGAGTTAA
- the LOC113710459 gene encoding leucine--tRNA ligase, chloroplastic/mitochondrial-like isoform X1 — MYTQFHTSTLLPTLPLTHSPPLSRRTILLYSHRLPPLHRRRPTSLRFPLRISSCINSTGTISSSLSTEEEEERPSNNKRVKAYPFHEIEPKWQRYWEEHKTFRTPHDDLDTTKPKYYVLDMFPYPSGAGLHVGHPLGYTATDILARFKRMQGFNVLHPMGWDAFGLPAEQYAIQTGTHPKITTLRNIERFRSQLRSLGFSYDWDREISTTEPDYYKWTQWIFLQLLKRGLAYQAEVPVNWCPALGTVLANEEVVDGVSERGGHPVIRKPMRQWMLRITAYADSLLEDLNDLDWPESIKEMQRNWIGRSEGAEVEFHVMDTDGQQTDIKIVVYTTRPDTIFGATYLVLAPEHILLSSMVSEAQSKHVEEYKELAARKSDLERTELQKEKTGVFTGCYARNPATGEAIPIWIADYVLGSYGTGAIMAVPAHDMRDHEFASKYNLPICGVVMPNDQNISSFDKAYSGDGTVINSSNLTTGLDINGLSNKEAASEVTKWLEKSGNGKRKVNYKLRDWLFARQRYWGEPIPVIFLGETGETVPLPETELPITLPELDDFTPTGSGEPPLSKAASWVKTFDPLSGKPAERETNTMPQWAGSCWYYLRFMDPKNSKMLVDKAKEAYWSPVDVYVGGAEHAVLHLLYARFWHKVLYDIGVVSKKEPFQCVINQGIILGEVEYIAYRDPDGNLISADIVDELTELSQERVPEDEVRKSGDSYVLKDNPTIRLIARAHKMSKSRGNVINPDDVVSEYGADSLRLYEMFMGPLRDSKPWNTSGIEGVHRFLARAWRLIVGSPSPSGEFKDGTVALDEEPSTDQLRSLHKCIDKVTEEIEATRFNTGISAMMEFINAAYKWKKLPRSTAEAFVLLLSPYAPHMAEELWSRLGHSNSLAHEPFPKANPEYLKESTLVLPVQINGKTRGTIEVEKECSEEDAFRLASQDSRLSKFLDGQKVKKRIYVPGKILNVILDAKKVKVGQR; from the exons ATGTACACCCAATTTCACACCTCTACTCTCCTTCCTACACTCCCACTAACTCATTCTCCTCCACTGTCCCGCCGTACCATCCTCCTATACTCTCATCGCCTGCCACCCCTTCACCGTCGACGACCCACTTCCCTTCGTTTCCCACTTAGAATTTCCAGTTGTATCAATTCTACTGGTACTATCAGCAGTTCTTTAAGtactgaagaagaagaggagagaCCCAGTAATAATAAGAGAGTGAAAGCCTACCCATTTCATGAAATAGAGCCCAAGTGGCAGCGATATTGGGAGGAGCACAAAACTTTTAGAACCCCACATGATGATCTTGACACTACCAAGCCTAAGTACTATGTTCTTGACATGTTCCCTTATCCAAG CGGAGCTGGTTTACATGTTGGCCATCCTCTTGGATACACTGCCACGGATATCCTTGCTAGGTTTAAGCGAATGCAGGGGTTCAATGTTTTGCATCCAATGGGATGGGATGCTTTTGGTTTACCCGCAGAACAATATGCAATCCAG ACTGGAACACACCCAAAAATCACGACATTAAGAAATATTGAGCGCTTTCGTTCCCAG CTTAGGTCATTAGGTTTCTCATATGATTGGGACCGTGAGATTTCTACAACAGAACCGGACTACTATAAATGGACACAATGGATATTTTTGCAACTTTTGAAAAGAGGATTGGCATATCAG GCTGAAGTTCCCGTAAACTGGTGTCCTGCACTTGGTACTGTATTGGCTAATGAAGAAGTGGTGGACGGTGTGAGTGAACGAGGGGGTCATCCAGTTATTAGAAAG CCTATGCGGCAATGGATGCTGAGGATTACTGCATATGCTGACAGTCTTCTTGAAGATCTAAATGATCTTGACTGGCCTGAAAGCATTAAGGAAATGCAAAGGAACTGGATAGGGAGGTCAGAAGGTGCAGAAGTGGAATTTCATGTGATGGACACGGATGGGCAGCAAACAGATATAAAAATTGTAGTTTACACGACCAGACCTGATACCATTTTTGGGGCAAC CTATTTAGTCCTGGCACCTGAGCATATCTTATTGTCATCAATGGTATCTGAGGCCCAAAGCAAACAC GTGGAAGAATATAAAGAACTTGCTGCTAGAAAGAGTGATCTTGAAAGGACAGaacttcaaaaggaaaaaacaggGGTGTTTACTGGTTGTTATGCAAGAAATCCAGCTACTGGAGAGGCTATTCCAATTTGGATTGCTGATTATGTTTTAGGAAG CTATGGGACTGGAGCAATAATGGCTGTACCTGCTCATGACATGCGGGACCATGAATTTGCTTCAAAGTATAACCTTCCAATTTGTGGAGTTGTGATGCCAAATGATCAGAATATTAGCAGTTTTGACAAAGCATATTCTGGTGATGGTACTGTgataaattcatcaaatttgACCACAGGGCTTGACATCAATGGCTTGTCAAACAAAGAAGCTGCTTCTGAAGTTACCAAGTGGCTTGAGAAAAGTGGGAACGGAAAGAGAAAG GTTAATTACAAGTTGAGGGACTGGCTTTTTGCCCGACAACGTTATTGGGGGGAGCCTATTCCAGTTATCTTTTTGGGTGAAACTGGTGAAACTGTTCCTCTTCCTGAGACAGAGCTGCCTATTACCCTTCCAGAGTTGGATGATTTTACTCCAACTGGTTCAGGTGAACCACCGCTGTCAAAAGCAGCATCTTGG GTTAAAACTTTTGATCCTTTGTCAGGGAAACCTGCTGAACGTGAGACAAACACTATGCCACAATGGGCTGGTTCATGCTG GTACTACCTGAGATTTATGGATCCTAAAAATTCCAAAATGCTGGTAGATAAAGCAAAAGAAGC ATATTGGAGCCCAGTTGATGTTTATGTTGGTGGTGCTGAGCATGCAGTTCTTCACTTACTCTATGCCCGTTTCTGGCACAAG GTTCTTTATGACATTGGAGTAGTGTCAAAGAAGGAACCCTTCCAATGTGTCATAAATCAGGGCATCATCCTTGGAGAA GTTGAATATATTGCATACAGAGATCCAGATGGGAACTTGATATCTGCAGATATTGTTGATGAGTTGACTGAGCTTAGTCAAGAAAGAGTCCCTGAGGATGAG GTTAGAAAATCTGGCGACTCTTATGTTCTTAAAGACAATCCGACTATTCGGTTAATTGCACGAGCTCACAAGATGAGTAAAAGTAGGGGAAATGTCATAAATCCTGATGATGTTGTTTCTGAGTATGGTGCAGATTCTCTTCGGTTGTATGAAATGTTTATGGGCCCATTACG TGACTCTAAACCATGGAATACTAGTGGTATTGAAGGGGTCCATCGTTTTTTGGCAAGAGCTTGGAGATTAATTGTTGGTTCACCATCACCCAGTGGTGAATTTAAAGATGGAACAGTAGCACTTGATGAGGAACCTTCTACAGACCAACTTCGATCTCTTCATAAATGCATTGATAAG GTAACAGAAGAAATTGAAGCAACACGGTTCAACACAGGAATTTCTGCAATGATGGAGTTCATTAATGCTGCATATaag TGGAAGAAACTTCCAAGATCAACTGCTGAAGCATTTGTTTTGCTGCTTTCGCCATATGCACCTCACATGGCCGAGGAGCTGTGGTCTCGTCTGGGTCATTCAAATTCCCTTGCCCATGAGCCTTTTCCCAAG GCCAACCCTGAGTACTTGAAAGAATCCACTCTTGTCCTACCTGTCCAGATCAATGGGAAAACAAGGGGTACAATAGAGGTTGAAAAAGAATGTTCAGAGGAGGATGCTTTTAGGTTAGCTTCTCAAGATTCAAGACTGTCCAAGTTCTTGGACGGGCAAAAAGTTAAGAAGAGAATATATGTTcctggaaaaattttgaatgttaTCTTAGATGCTAAAAAGGTGAAGGTTGGGCAAAGGTAG
- the LOC113709289 gene encoding glycosyltransferase BC10-like isoform X1, translated as MMKKAVAGGGGATAAPGIPVRYMLRLSWKLVIGVCIILCLMAFLRLQYSLSYSDSEPGLSPPTSFVRHRSRFMSSYEFEGNAKIAFLFLARRNLPLDFLWGSFFENADVGNFSVYIHAEPGFVFDESTTKTSFFYNRQLKNSIKVAWGESSMIEAERLLLGAALENPANQRFVLLSESCVPLYNFSYIYNYLMASPRSFVDSFLDKKEGRYNQKMSPVIPKNKWRKGSQWITVIRKHAEVIVDDQVIFPIFQKFCKRRPMVDASKGKMNLKLQKQHNCIPDEHYVPTLLAMNDLEDEIEQRPVTYTLWNQSMSNMETKGWHPITFRHADAGPQQIRRIKGMNHVYYETEFRTEWCSNNGTLVPCFLFARKFSQGAAMRLLSEGVVGQSGTPFIAGHFALS; from the exons ATGATGAAGAAGGCGGTGGCAGGTGGCGGAGGAGCAACGGCGGCGCCGGGGATACCGGTGAGGTACATGCTGCGGTTAAGCTGGAAACTGGTGATTGGAGTGTGCATTATTCTTTGTTTAATGGCTTTTCTCAGACTGCAATATTCTCTGTCTTACTCCGACTCGGAGCCGGGTTTGTCGCCCCCCACTTCTTTTGTTCGTCATCGGTCGAGATTTATGAGCAGTTATGAGTTTGAAGGCAATGCCAAGATTGCGTTTTTATTTCTTGCTCGGAGAAATTTACCGCTGGATTTTCTTTGGGGAAGCTTTTTCGAG AATGCTGATGTGGGAAATTTTTCGGTGTATATACATGCGGAACCTGGGTTTGTATTTGATGAATCAACTACGAAGACATCTTTCTTTTATAATCGTCAGTTAAAGAATAGCATTAAG GTAGCATGGGGAGAATCTAGCATGATTGAAGCTGAGAGGTTGCTACTTGGAGCAGCTCTGGAAAATCCAGCTAACCAGAGATTTGTTCTCTTATCAGAAAG TTGTGTTCCATTGTACAACTTCAGCTATATCTACAACTATCTAATGGCTTCTCCAAGGAGTTTCGTGGACAG TTTTCTTGATAAAAAGGAAGGACGCTATAATCAGAAGATGTCACCAGTTATACCTAAGAACAAATGGCGGAAAGGATCACAG TGGATTACTGTGATCCGGAAGCATGCAGAAGTTATTGTAGATGATCAAGTCAtctttccaatttttcaaaagttctgCAAG AGACGTCCTATGGTGGACGCCAGTAAGGGAAAGATGAACCTT AAGCTTCAGAAGCAGCACAACTGTATCCCCGATGAACATTACGTGCCGACGTTACTTGCT ATGAATGATCTTGAAGATGAAATTGAACAAAGGCCGGTGACTTATACTTTGTGGAACCAATCTATGAGCAACATGGAAACGAAGGGCTGGCACCCTATAACATTTAGACATGCAGATGCTGGACCTCAACAAATCCGAAGAATAAAG GGTATGAACCACGTATACTACGAGACAGAATTTAGGACAGAGTGGTGCAGCAATAATGGTACACTGGTTCCTTGCTTTCTATTTGCCAGGAAGTTCTCCCAAGGAGCTGCCATGCGCCTTTTAAGTGAAGGGGTGGTTGGCCAATCTGGTACCCCCTTCATTGCTGGACACTTCGCTCTGAGTTAA